Proteins encoded together in one Nitrospirota bacterium window:
- a CDS encoding response regulator transcription factor translates to MQYILIVEDEIKIARIVKAYLESDGYKVILADTGKKAVEVIEKELPLLVILDLMLPDISGEEVCQYIKELGDIPVIMLTAKTSEEEKVVGFRLGADDYVTKPFSPRELVARVRAVLKRTYRKEKVFTEPMSFNNGRLVIDAMRHELKKDGISIKVTPTEFKILLLLAKAPGRVFNRTELIEQALGYQFEGYDRSIDAHIKNLRQKIEDDPKNPTHIQTVYGVGYRFDGKMDK, encoded by the coding sequence ATGCAATACATACTTATAGTTGAAGATGAAATAAAGATTGCAAGGATTGTTAAGGCATATCTGGAGTCAGATGGATACAAGGTAATCCTTGCAGACACAGGTAAAAAGGCTGTTGAAGTTATCGAAAAAGAATTGCCGCTTCTCGTAATATTAGACCTTATGCTCCCTGATATAAGTGGTGAAGAAGTCTGCCAGTACATCAAAGAACTTGGAGACATCCCAGTAATAATGCTTACTGCTAAGACCTCCGAAGAGGAAAAGGTTGTTGGCTTCAGGCTCGGTGCAGATGATTATGTAACCAAGCCATTCTCTCCGAGGGAACTTGTTGCAAGGGTGAGGGCTGTATTGAAGCGAACATATAGAAAAGAAAAGGTATTTACAGAACCAATGAGTTTCAATAATGGAAGACTTGTAATAGATGCTATGAGACATGAATTAAAGAAAGATGGTATATCTATTAAGGTAACACCCACCGAGTTTAAAATACTGCTTCTGCTTGCTAAGGCGCCGGGAAGGGTCTTTAACAGGACAGAATTAATCGAACAGGCACTCGGCTATCAGTTTGAGGGATATGACAGAAGCATAGACGCCCACATTAAAAATCTCAGACAGAAAATCGAAGATGATCCAAAGAATCCCACTCATATTCAAACAGTCTAT